CCCCACGGTTTATGATCCATCAGGCGCTCCACGGCTTCGTCTGCGTAGCCGTCATCCACCACCGGGCCGTTATCGCTCGACAAAATAATCAGCGTATTCTCATACACACCTGCCTCTTTTAATGCGCGGATCACTTCACCCACCGACCAGTCGAACTGGACGATTGCATCGCCCCGGTGTCCCATCTGGGTTTTGCCCCGGAACCGTTCGTTCGGATAGCGCGGCACATGGATATCGTTGGTGCCGAAATAAAGGAAGAAGGGTTTCTCTTTATTCTGTTCTATAAAACGGACAGCGCGTGAGGTGATGCTGTCGGCAATCGTTTCATCCTCCCATAGGGCAGCTTTGCCCCCTTTCATATAGCCGATGCGGGAGATCCCGTTGATAATGCTCTGATCATGCCCGTGGTTGGGACTTGGCCTCAATTTTGTCAGCAGTTCGGGATTATCCTTGCCGGTAGGCTCTCCGGGAAAGTTCTGCGAATAGCTTACGCTGATCGGGTCATTTAGGTCGAGGTTTGCCACTTCCTGGTTTTCCAGATAGACACAGGGTACCCTATCGCCCGTTGCCGCCATAAGGTAGGAGTAGTCGAATCCGATCTCGTACGGACCGGGAGCAATCCTCCCGTTCCAATTCTGGGTGCCGGTCTCCTCTCCGATGCCGAGGTGCCATTTTCCTACCGCTCCGGTGGTATAACCCGCCTTTTTCATCAGTTTTGCCACATTGTACCGATGCGGTTTGATGATCAACCCGGCATCGCCGCGGGCAACCCCGGTACCGTTCCTTCTCCATGGGTACTCGCCCGTAAAGAGTCCGTAACGCGAAGGCGTACTGGTCGCTGCGGCGGAATGGGCATTGAGAAAACGTATCCCGTTATTTGCCAGGTTATCTACATGAGGAGTTGTCACTCGGTGAGCTCCATAACATGAGAGATCTCCATAGCCGATATCATCTGCATAGATCAACACAATGTTGGGTTTCTCCTGGATTGCTTCTTGTTTTATCTCCTGTGCCTGCGTGGGAAGTGCCAGACAGGTACCAAAAGTGAGGACTGACCGGGTAGAAAAATGTCTCATAATTGGAAAGTTTATTAGATATTATATTGATTAAAGAATAAGACTTCCGATAATCAGATATCTAAAATCTTATTCGATATAAACTCTATTGTATGACTGAATCAATTACTTAAAACAACGGCCAGTTGGGATCATCGGTTCTGGCCTTCTTCATGATCTCTTTCAGTTCTGCCGCTTTTTGAGGATAGAGATCGAGCAGGTTGTGATTCTCCGAAGGATCGGACGCGAGATTATAGAGTTCGTACAGCCCTTCCTGGCGGATATCGAGGTGCAACAGTTTCCAGTTATCTTTTATTACCGCCTGGCGGCCGCCCAATTCCTGAAACTCGAAATAGAAATAATCGCGCTTCTTCTGACCTTCTTTTTTATTGAGGAGTGTGGGCAATATACTGATCCCGTCGGTATTTTCCGGCGAATCGGTTTTCAACAGTTCGGCAAACGTGGGCATATAATCCCAGAATGCGAAAGGGAAACTACTCTCCTTACCGGAGGCGATTTTGCCTTGCCATGCAATGATGGTAGGTACACGGATACCCCCTTCATACAGGTCACGTTTATATCCGCGGTAGATGCCATTGCTATTGAAGAAATCCGGATCACCGCCTCCCTCGCGGTGGGGACCATTATCGCTCGTAA
This window of the Proteiniphilum saccharofermentans genome carries:
- a CDS encoding sulfatase family protein, which codes for MRHFSTRSVLTFGTCLALPTQAQEIKQEAIQEKPNIVLIYADDIGYGDLSCYGAHRVTTPHVDNLANNGIRFLNAHSAAATSTPSRYGLFTGEYPWRRNGTGVARGDAGLIIKPHRYNVAKLMKKAGYTTGAVGKWHLGIGEETGTQNWNGRIAPGPYEIGFDYSYLMAATGDRVPCVYLENQEVANLDLNDPISVSYSQNFPGEPTGKDNPELLTKLRPSPNHGHDQSIINGISRIGYMKGGKAALWEDETIADSITSRAVRFIEQNKEKPFFLYFGTNDIHVPRYPNERFRGKTQMGHRGDAIVQFDWSVGEVIRALKEAGVYENTLIILSSDNGPVVDDGYADEAVERLMDHKPWGPYRGGKYSMFEAGTRVPFIVHWPEVVRPGISDALVSQIDLLGTLAALTGIELEEEKLSDSRNQLPAWLGLDNEGREYLIGAGTSLMIRTKDWKYIEPNKGRQYNMLTDTEMGNSPEDQLYHLRYDRGEYDNVAEKNRLKVRFFKQILEEEKSKGGGLNL